The Globicephala melas chromosome X, mGloMel1.2, whole genome shotgun sequence genome contains the following window.
acacaactaagCAAGTGGTGGAGGGAGAATTCAGGCTCAGGTCTGTCTGCCCCCGAAGGCTGGCATTTTAACGGAAAAACACATGGGAGtagactccccctcccccataaaACAGGAAGAATTAGATTTATAAAATGATGACAGATATTTAAGGTAAATTGTTTCTAAATTATTGTTCAGCTTTAATCCCTGAAAATGACTGgcaaaaatggcagaaggaaCCAGTGATGGAAAAAGCACAATTCCTCTATCAAATACTGGCCTGATTTCCCCCACATCAGCCGCCTGCCACATGCACAGTACGAGGATGCCTAGAGAGCATTCCTCCCTGTCTGCTGATTTTACACTCCAAGATGCATTACACTCCAAGATGTCAATATATTTCTAAAGGTCACACAAGAAGTTGATAAGAGAACTGGCACTGAGAATTCTGGTCTGCCAAATTCTAGcccagttttctttctgctaaGTCAGCGCTCCCTATACAGTCAATCAACACATATTTACAGGTTACTCAGGAAAATGTGGGGAGGAAGTGGAACATTACTGCACTCTGAGATAGAAGAGGGGACAAACGTTTCCCTCACCGCCTGACCTTACGTAGGTGCAGGTAAAACTTGGGGAAGAAATCCTTGGTAGGAATGCTGGGTAATATCAGGCGCCCCTGTGGCTTTGAGGGCCTGACTGGAGCTACCTCCTGCccaggcaggcgggaggggtCCCGTTTGGCTCCAGAGAGATGgaggtggctgccaggggcccAGAAGTGCCCCAGAGGGGTGCAAGGAGTGGGCCTCTTGAGCCTTTGCTCCTGGCCAGTTCTCAGCTAAAGGGTCCAAGGCAGAGGAACTCTCCCAGCCTCCTTCTGGCCATGAGGGTTAAGGAGCTGAGGCTTAAGGCACATCTgaactgctgggggtgggggaggggtggaggcagAGCACAGGAGACTGTGCTCCACCCCCTCCACCTAGAGAGACTGTGGCTGAGGTGGATTGTAAGGTCAGTTGTGGAGTCATGGACAGAGCAGGAGGAAGAACCAGGGAGGAGCTTAAGGGGGGCGATTCTGGAAGGAGAAGCGCTTCAAGGCAGGTTCTGAGTGCGGCAGCCCAGGGAAGCCTGCAGTGGGCTTCTTGCAGTGCGTGGCTCCTAGCCCTCCCTCAGTGCCTCAGCCTGGGGGACCCCCCCTTTGTTTCTATTGAACAGGCTAGCGTAATTAGAGCCTCAACACCCCTCTCCTCTTGGGACCACACAGCCCAGGGTTCTGTGTGAAACTTCTGGGTCTGCAGTTCCTACCAGGCTTCCTGTCGATCTAGATGTGAGTCCCCTGCCCGACCATCATGCCTGTCCCCCACTCCCCGCCTCCCCTACCCACACAGCTTCCTGTTCCTCTCCTCCACACACCATCCCCCGTACATCACACCCTGTCCTCTCACCCCTAGTTCCTTCCTGACAAACTCCCTCAGGTTCTCAGACCTGCACTGaacattcatttcttctttatcccAAATTTCCTTCATGGATCCTGGCTCCCCAGTTACCTTTCATACAACTCCATCTGCTCCCAGACCATTCTAGGGTAGGAGCAGTATTCTGGAATCCTTGAATGGCCTCTTCCATCTAGTCTAGTGGTTCTGAACCAGGGGCAATTTTACCTCCTCCCTACCCACCGGGGACATATGGCaatgttttcagatatttttgtctGTCAGAGCTGGGCAGGTCACAACTtgtgctactggcatccagtgaGTAGAGACCAGGATGCTGATAAACATTGCACGATGCACAGGGCAGGCACCTACGACAAAGAATTATCtcgccccaaatgtcagtagcaTGTACGCTGAGAACCCCTGCACTGTTATATAGCTACAGATCTACAAGGTTAAGCTTGGAAACTGTCAGATACGGAGCCTTTTCATGCTAAACTTCCAGGAACAGCTAATCTGTCTGTTCCTCAACTGGGAGAGGGGGGCGGGGTGTTGCCATGAAACAGCTACCACATTGTCAGGAATCTGCAGAAAGAGAGGCAAGGAGATTCCCCGCTCCCTCAATTTACTACCAACTTTTAGAGAAAGTACTGGACTACAACTTTTGAATGCCTTTCTGTCTCTACAAGATAGTGCCACTTTTTGGAAAGAGAATAGCAACTTATTATTTTAACAGTTTATCAAATGCAAGATTTCATGTGGTGAATGCAGTAACGTTTCGGAGCCCTCCtttcccaattttattttcttcaacctTCAACCTTCTTTGAATATGAGAGTATTTGCTGGATCAGAAAAACACTGTAGAGGTGTCTCTGTTCAGCAAAACTCACTgcctttgttttaatttaaagtgGATGAATTCTTTCTTAAGAATGCCCTTGTTTCTCAGAAACTGGCCCCCCAAGTTGCTTGTTCCCTTAGAGCTGAGTTTCTTGGAACTCTGTTTCTAACTAAGCAGTGAAAATGCTCACTAACAGATTTCATTGGTCAGTCTAACCTCTTTTTTTTCCACTCTTGCCAGTCTCTTCCCTCTGCACCCAGTTATCTTCAGCATGGGGGAACAGAACCACTCTCCTGGGAAGGAGCTTCAGCACTGGACACGAACAGAGTCTCCGGGAAAGAGAAGCTGGCACTCCCAGGCCTACGCCCTTGGGGCCGTTTCCAACTTTATGTCTACTTTTCTGACCTTTCCTATCTATAAGGTTGTGTTCCGGCAACAGATCCATGCTGTGGCGGTGTCAGAGGCTGTGCGGCAGCTTTGGCATGAAGGCCCTCAATATTTCTACCGGGGAATCTACCCGCCTCTTCTCTCCAAGACGTTGCAAGGGACTCTGCTGTTTGGGACTTATGATAGCCTGCTGTATTGTCTCTCCCCTGTTGGGCCACACTCCCTGGGACACCGGTGGGCTGCAGGGCTCATGTCTGGTGTAGTGGAGGCTGTGGCACTCAGCCCCTTTGAAAGGGTGCAAAATGTGCTCCAGGATGGTCGCAAGCAAGCTCGCTTTCCCAGCACCTTCAGCATTCTCAAGGAATTCCACTCTTATGGGCTTTGGGGGCGGCTGTCGCTGGGTTACTATCGCGGTTTCTGGCCTGTCCTTCTCAGGAACAGCCTGGGGAGTGCTCTGTATTTCTCCTTcaaggatcccattcaggatAGCTTGGCAGAGCAAGGCCTGCCCCATTGGGTTCCTGCCTTGGTGTCTGGGAGTGTCAATGGAACAATCACCTGCCTAGTTCTGTATCCTCTGATTGTGCTAGTTGCCAATATGCAGTCCCATATTGGCTGGCAGAGCATGCCAAGCCTGTGGGCCTCTGCCCAGGACGTGTGGGACACTCGGGGCCGAAAGGTGTTCCTGATCTACCGTGGAGGTTCCCTGGTCATCCTAAGGTCCAGCGTGACATGGGGCATCACTACTGCTATCCATGACTTCCTCCAGAGGAGGTATCGTTCCAGGAAAGAGCTGAAAGACTGACTAGCTGCAGGCAGTGTGGCCATGGCAACTTGTTATTCTAAGCTTTCCTGGGTTGGTTTAAATAGCTTACTTCTTTAGCTTGGTCACCTAATACAACTATTCTTTAGCATCTTTCAACTGTCATTGCACTCGAGAAGTTCCCAACTACCAGCCTATTGGGCAAAGACAAAGCCAACAGTGTTCCTTGGTTAGCAAAAGAAATTCACCCCGGTCTATCCACAGCTTCAACAGGCTCAGACCCAGGAAGCCTTTAAGTAACTGGTAATCCACATGAAATGTCATTCCTTTAAGGAATTCACTGACTCTAAAAGATATGAATAAGAGGAAACTCTAAAAGGTGACCTTAATTAGGCACTGTGAGTTCTGGGACCCCTCCAGTTGTCCTCTGGACCAAACTGAGTGGAGGACCAGGAATTCCAATTTCAGAGAACTAAGCTTGACTCTTAGGATGGGGATTCCATAGACTTTCTCAGATGGCTACATTTTCATGACATTGTTCACTACTCCTGCCACCACCACTCTCACTTCTCAAGGCTATGGGTACTAGTTTCAGGGTAGCAGTTATGGCTGGAAATCCTGAGTTAGACTTGCCTCAACTGATCATGTGCCACAAGAACTGAGGGCAGTGGGAAGAAGTGTGGTCCCTGGATGGATGGGAAGAATAGACTTTGAGGGAATAGGTTTAGTTGCATGCAGAATAGATAATTCTACTATAGGTTGATTGGTGTTAAATGCTGGGACATTTTTGATAGCAAGGCAATAACATTGCCTAGAAACCACTTGAGGTTCCCTAAGAAATCTGGAACTGGAATGACTATATCTCTTCATAAATAATTGCATATTTTATTGCTGTGGATAAATATAGTTACTGTGACATAAGTTAAAGATCTGAAATTATAGCCTGTCATTCAGAGCCATTCAAAATATGGTCCTCATAAAACTTGTAGCATTTTATCACACCATTCCCACTTACATAGATCCTATATCCTAGCCAAACTGGACTATTGTTCCCTCCCCAAACATGCCACTAGCTTTCCCATGGCCATGCTTTGGCCCACACTATTTTCTCCACCTGCAATACCCATTCTCCACATGCCAGTCTGCCAAAATCCTTCTGGTTTCTCAAAGCCCAGCTCAGATGCCACCTTCTCTAAGGAGCCTTTTCTGATTATCCCTAACTGAATGTGATTGCCCCTAACTGAATGTGACATTAGTCTCGTGTGATGCCCCTCTCCAATATTCATATGTGGCACTGATTCCATTATGTCACTGATTTCATGTGGGCTGTGTTCTTGATGTTCTTCAATACCTCCTACTAGACTGTAAAACTCCTTGAAAGCAGGGATTcttgtacacatttttaaatctcCCATTGTGcttaggtgctcaataatgttGGCTGAATTATTGAATTGATTATCAAGCTGTGATATGGTCTTTATCCTCAGGGTGCTGTCCCTTGTACATGGAGATAATGTTATTGATTCACTGTCATTAAGACCTGCCTTTGGGGTGTGGTTTTTGCTTTATTAGTGGATTTAGTTTTGTGCTAATGATAATGATGCTGCTGCAGATGATAATAGTAACAACAGTAATTAAAGATGACTTTCAACTGGGACATTTGATGAGTTTGTGTTATTGGTGACATGTTTGTTGTTGACAGCACTGTAGGATCTGAAATTTCACAGAGACATTGCCTAATGGTCCGATTCATTTTAACTCTGGAATTTTGAGGATTTCCAAGATGACATATGTTGCAGTTTTTCCCTTATAGATGATATCATGTAATGATCTCCACTTGCACCTCCTTACCAAACCAAAATTGCCATTTATAATGATCTGACTGTAGATCCTAGCTGTGAGGATTCCTCACTGaatatcaaagaaattaaagacacagcTATAAGCAATATGAGATCAGAAAGCATTTGCCAGCAAGGTCAACAGAAAATGGCTGGTCCAGAATCGCTGCAGATGAGTTCCCATGTCTGATCCCTGTGCAGACTTAGATGGGGTGGGACAGTACTCTGCTTGCAGATTCAAGTATGGGGAACACAGAGTTTgtacaagggaaggaaaagtagAAGAGCAGCTATTTCTATTTAAAGGCTAGCTTTCAGAatgaaaaaaagtatttacaaAAATCATTACTTAGCTAATGGCTTTGgtttttaagctgaaaagaagGGGATAAACTCTCGTACTCCCCCACTTTTCTTATTCAAGAGATGCATTTATTTCCAAGTACACTGTCCATTTCCACTTATGTCACTGTGTCAGTCCATGTGTCAgttcttcatttaaaattcttatttagaaataattttgaacTTCTAGAAAAGTTGCCAGCATAAGTAGAGTTTAAAGAATACCCATAAaccatttgctttattatttgaGAACTCATTCTCTGTCTACACACACATGGTAGTTTTTCCTGAACTATCTGAgttgtaatttttaatatttctagatTCAGTATTTGTAGattcaaattcttttaaaaagactaaGAGCTTTATCTCTATGACACTGGcacagttattacagaatattagaaaatgaaaactcatgGCATATTTTAAAGCTACATTAGTGATGATTGTTTAAATTTActatatttgcctttttaaatactttacatTATGTGTGTTAATACTTGAAGCTATGCAATTATAAACATGAATTTACAACTAAATCATGTTATAattgaaatagtttatttttacagATTGATTCATATAAAAACCTaggtaaaattctaaaattatatagACCAATCAACTTTCCCCATTTAAATCTTCTAAGTAAAATTTAAGAGTGTAATGGTTTTCTagtaattttaaatatcaatatttagTTTTGTGGtgttaatattatattttctgacatttaaaaaatggcgTTTGGACTTgagatcaataaaataaagaggtAATAAAAACCTACGTCTGtttaaaacttataaaatataGAAGTTGACACTAAAGCTACTTGGTACagaaagttgaaagaaaaagaataaaaatccctGTCTGAGCTCTGTGTATTTTTGTCTAAATATAAACTACATCAGCTTCCTAACGCTCAAGGTGAAATAATGAGTAACTAATGTATTAAAACTATTATCATAAGTATATGGTTTATGaagatttaattttgcttttaacatttagTTTTAAACATTAAACAGCATTATAATTTAACAATGTGTTTGGGATAACTGCATATAGTGTAGTatattaaagttaataaaataatgttgTATAGGAGATAAAAAACATGATAACtcaggaaaaaagtgaaaagtttTCCTAAAAGAATAAGgtaaaaaatactgtatttccCTATTCTGTTTACTCTCcaacttctctgtttctttcataccaacttccttttcctcaaaTCTTCAACACCTCCTCTCCCATCCTCAGTCCCAGTTCATGACCTTACTTTCTATTTCATTAGGAAAAGAGAAGCATTCAGAAGAGAACTGCCAGttaaaagaacatttataaaGCTATTGCCCATGTAATGACCATCCAAGACAAGAAATGCAACATCTTGATAACCCCCACCCCTAGTCCTCCTGCATTCCAGGCCCCTCACTGATGACCTTCCTCCACCCATCCTAGAGATAACTCCTATCCTGACTATTATGATATCATTTCGTTACTTTTCTTTATAGATTTATCTTCTTGTTACCAGAAGGGGGACACCTTCaagggcctgagagtgggctcttgtctaacactcagaaatgaattgtccgaggagacacatatactgacaaagcaaaagactttactGGGGAGGAGCACCTGGGCAGCAGGgtaaggaaacacaggagaactgctctgccacatggctcGCAGTCTCAGGGTTTATGGTggtggggttagtttccgggttgtctctggccagtcatcttgtcTGTGCCCATATTtagtctgactcagggtccttcctggtggcgtgtgcatctctcagccaagatggattccaccgTGAaggtttctgggaggttggcagaacatattatgggctggcatttcctccttccttttggcCCCTCCTGAATTCTTCTGGCTGGCTGTAGCTTGTCAGTTCTATGTTCCTtatcaggacctcctgttgtgagataACTCATGCAAGCAGTTATTATCCTGCCTGGCCAGGGACGGCAGTTTCAGTCAACGGTTCCCTAACATTCCGTATAAGCATCCCTAAACAGCacagttttattttacagatatttgAACTCTATATACTTTATATACTTGGAATTGTGACTACTTCTTTCATattatttgtgagattcatccatattgttgcaggTAGTTgtagttatttcatttttctaaactgtgataaatttactttaaaaagattttttaaagagaagttttaggttcacagcaaatttGAGAGGAAGGTATGGGAGAATTCCCATATACGCCCTGCTGCCACAGGTACATAGCCTCACCAATTATCACCCTCccacaccagagtggtacatttgttacaactgacaAATCTAtattgatacatcattatcacccaaagtccagtttaccttagggttcactcttaggGCTGTATAttgtatgggtttggacaaatgtataatgacaggtatccaccattatagtatcatacaaagTAGTTTCATTGCACCCCccaatcctctgtgctctgcctattctgACCCCCgcccaacctctggcaaccactgaccttttactatctccataggtttgccttttccagaatgtcatatagttggaatcatacagtatgtagccttttcag
Protein-coding sequences here:
- the SLC25A53 gene encoding solute carrier family 25 member 53, which gives rise to MGEQNHSPGKELQHWTRTESPGKRSWHSQAYALGAVSNFMSTFLTFPIYKVVFRQQIHAVAVSEAVRQLWHEGPQYFYRGIYPPLLSKTLQGTLLFGTYDSLLYCLSPVGPHSLGHRWAAGLMSGVVEAVALSPFERVQNVLQDGRKQARFPSTFSILKEFHSYGLWGRLSLGYYRGFWPVLLRNSLGSALYFSFKDPIQDSLAEQGLPHWVPALVSGSVNGTITCLVLYPLIVLVANMQSHIGWQSMPSLWASAQDVWDTRGRKVFLIYRGGSLVILRSSVTWGITTAIHDFLQRRYRSRKELKD